From Terriglobia bacterium, one genomic window encodes:
- a CDS encoding alpha/beta family hydrolase — MRNLPEAATKIQRLSIPGSAGNLEALLELNPEWIPRQLAIVCHPHPLYGGSMHNKVVFRAAKAAINMGVPALRFNFRGVGHSEGEHAGGIGEREDARAALDYLTGRFPRVPVLMMGFSFGSVVALFVGSADLRVNSLAGIGLPINSSDFSFLREVRKPKLIVQGAQDQFGSREKVAQLYSSLQEPKRLRFVEGADHFLTGKLQDLQVEIEEFLQGILNPLQ, encoded by the coding sequence ATGCGCAATCTCCCGGAGGCCGCCACGAAGATCCAACGATTGTCTATTCCCGGATCCGCGGGAAATCTTGAGGCGCTGCTCGAGTTGAATCCGGAGTGGATCCCGCGCCAGCTCGCCATCGTTTGCCATCCACATCCGCTTTATGGCGGATCGATGCACAACAAAGTTGTCTTCAGGGCGGCCAAAGCCGCCATCAATATGGGCGTACCCGCGCTGCGTTTCAATTTCCGCGGAGTGGGGCACAGCGAAGGAGAACACGCCGGCGGCATCGGAGAGCGAGAGGATGCCCGCGCGGCGCTGGATTACCTGACGGGGCGGTTTCCACGGGTCCCCGTTCTGATGATGGGGTTTTCGTTCGGGTCAGTCGTTGCGCTGTTTGTAGGTTCAGCGGACCTGCGGGTCAACAGCCTGGCAGGAATAGGGCTCCCCATAAACTCTTCGGATTTCAGCTTTCTCCGGGAAGTCCGAAAGCCTAAATTGATTGTCCAGGGCGCCCAGGACCAGTTTGGCTCCAGGGAAAAGGTGGCGCAACTCTATTCCTCCTTGCAAGAACCTAAACGGCTGCGCTTCGTCGAAGGGGCCGACCATTTCCTGACCGGCAAGCTGCAAGACCTGCAGGTGGAGATAGAGGAATTTCTCCAGGGCATTCTAAATCCATTACAATAG
- a CDS encoding dehydrogenase E1 component subunit alpha/beta, translating to MATVTSTYKPPRPSKDSLVHAYRVMYLARKIDDKEIQLKRQNRAYFQINGVGHEAIQVAAAMHLKPGTDWIYPYYRDRALCLELGLTALDMLLGTVGAQDDPSSGGRQMPSHWSSRLLHIVSSSSATGTQVLQAVGAAEANQYYSHVPEATELAPSFHTDEIAFTSLGEGATSEGEFWESLNYTCLRQLPMLYLIEDNGYAISVPVDDQTAGGSISALVKTFPGLLIAECDGTDFMESYEAAGRAVTYVREQRKPALIHAHVIRPYSHSMSDDEKMYKPEEVRQEEARQDPIQKLAHLLIQEGLVTEGELKALEADVDREIREAADKALAADPPDPETLMDFVYSPTVDPTSERFDHPAKSHGEPKTMVDLLNACMRDEMSRDARVVVFGEDVADCSHESDLALVKGKGGVFKVTHGLQRHFGAARCYNAPIAEASILGRAMGMATRGLKPVVEVQFFDYIWPAFMQMRNEIPTLRWRSNNVFSCPVVVRVPTGGYLTGGAIYHSQSGESIFAHLPGWRVVMPSNALDANGLLRTAIRSDDPVLFLEPKHLYRQTYNRAPYPGPDYMIPFGKAELVSGGSDLTIITFGALVNRSVQASRELEKEGVSAEILDLRSLQPYDWELISASVKKTNRALIVYEDCISWGYGAEIAARIADELFEFLDAPVRRVAAKDVYVPYHPVLEDAMLPQVADVVKAARELAAF from the coding sequence ATGGCTACAGTTACTTCGACCTATAAGCCACCCCGGCCATCCAAGGACTCACTGGTCCACGCCTACCGCGTCATGTATCTGGCGCGGAAAATCGATGACAAGGAAATTCAGCTTAAGCGTCAGAACCGCGCTTATTTTCAGATCAACGGCGTTGGGCACGAAGCCATCCAGGTAGCAGCCGCCATGCATTTGAAGCCGGGGACCGACTGGATTTACCCGTATTACCGGGACCGGGCGCTTTGCCTCGAACTCGGTCTGACAGCGCTGGATATGCTTTTAGGGACCGTTGGCGCTCAAGACGATCCGAGCTCGGGCGGGCGGCAGATGCCTTCCCACTGGAGCTCGCGTCTTCTTCACATCGTCTCTTCCTCCAGCGCCACCGGGACCCAAGTGCTCCAGGCGGTCGGCGCGGCGGAAGCGAACCAGTATTACTCCCACGTCCCCGAAGCCACCGAACTGGCACCGAGCTTTCATACCGACGAAATTGCATTCACTTCCCTGGGCGAAGGCGCAACCAGTGAAGGCGAGTTCTGGGAATCCCTCAATTACACCTGCCTGCGCCAGCTTCCCATGCTTTACCTGATAGAAGACAACGGATATGCCATCTCCGTTCCGGTTGACGATCAGACCGCCGGAGGAAGCATTTCCGCGCTGGTCAAGACTTTTCCCGGCCTCCTGATCGCGGAATGCGACGGCACGGATTTCATGGAAAGCTACGAGGCTGCGGGAAGAGCTGTTACCTATGTGCGCGAGCAAAGAAAGCCGGCGCTGATTCACGCTCACGTCATCCGGCCCTATTCGCACTCCATGTCTGACGACGAAAAGATGTATAAGCCGGAGGAGGTCCGGCAGGAGGAAGCCAGGCAGGACCCCATTCAGAAGCTGGCGCATCTTCTCATTCAAGAGGGCCTGGTGACCGAGGGGGAGTTGAAGGCGCTGGAAGCTGACGTGGACCGTGAGATTCGCGAAGCCGCAGACAAGGCGCTCGCCGCAGATCCACCCGATCCGGAAACCCTGATGGACTTCGTTTATTCGCCCACGGTTGATCCGACCTCTGAGAGGTTTGACCATCCTGCAAAATCGCACGGCGAACCCAAAACCATGGTGGATCTTCTGAACGCCTGCATGAGGGACGAGATGTCGCGCGATGCGCGGGTTGTGGTCTTCGGTGAGGATGTTGCCGACTGCAGCCACGAAAGCGACCTCGCCCTGGTGAAAGGCAAAGGAGGCGTCTTCAAGGTCACCCACGGCCTGCAGCGACATTTTGGCGCCGCCCGCTGCTACAACGCCCCCATCGCAGAAGCCAGCATTCTGGGCAGGGCCATGGGCATGGCCACGCGCGGCCTCAAGCCGGTGGTCGAGGTCCAGTTTTTCGACTACATCTGGCCGGCGTTTATGCAGATGCGAAATGAAATTCCGACGCTGCGCTGGCGGTCGAACAACGTGTTTTCGTGCCCAGTCGTGGTGAGGGTCCCGACGGGTGGGTACCTGACCGGCGGCGCCATTTATCACAGCCAGTCGGGCGAATCGATTTTCGCGCACCTGCCGGGCTGGCGGGTTGTGATGCCTTCAAATGCTCTGGATGCCAACGGACTGCTGCGCACGGCCATTCGCTCGGACGACCCGGTGCTGTTTCTCGAGCCCAAACATCTTTACCGGCAGACGTACAATCGCGCGCCTTATCCCGGCCCTGATTACATGATTCCGTTCGGCAAGGCGGAGTTAGTAAGCGGAGGAAGCGACCTGACGATTATAACTTTCGGCGCGCTGGTCAACCGGTCTGTACAGGCCTCGAGGGAGCTTGAAAAGGAAGGCGTCAGCGCCGAGATTCTGGACCTGCGTTCCCTCCAGCCTTATGACTGGGAACTCATCAGTGCGTCCGTCAAAAAGACCAACCGCGCCCTGATTGTTTACGAGGACTGCATCTCCTGGGGGTATGGCGCAGAGATCGCCGCCCGCATCGCGGATGAACTCTTCGAGTTTCTGGACGCGCCTGTGCGCCGCGTGGCAGCTAAAGACGTCTATGTGCCTTACCATCCCGTCCTGGAAGACGCCATGCTGCCCCAGGTTGCTGACGTGGTGAAAGCAGCGAGAGAATTAGCGGCTTTTTGA
- a CDS encoding DEAD/DEAH box helicase produces MKVPSETKLMPQASGIQGRSGDAASIENVVREIQSGFKGSRREGGVTALRHYPAREARVVPFPDFLPERVTKALSSRGVESLYSHQAAAATLAWEGRNIVVVTPTASGKTLCYNLPILSALVENPDARALYLFPTKALSQDQLVELNRWAEILGDDLRTFTYDGDTPQDARRAIRAQANLVITNPDMLHTGILPHHTKWERLFENLRYVVIDELHYYRGVFGSHLANVIRRLKRIAEFYGSRPQFICTSATIANPAELATRIIEQDVVLVDENGAPAAEKYFVLYNPPVVNPQLGIRRSYLNETRRLAKVFMMRGLETIVFANSRLATEILVTYLKEDFARRPVGPEVVRGYRGGYLPLERREIERDLREGRLLGVIATNALELGIDIGSLDVAVMAGYPGTIASTWQRAGRAGRREGSSAALLVASSAPLDQFIVQNPDYFFDHSPEHGHVNPDNLQILLNHLKCAAFELPVKEDEKFGGLDLKMLCKHLEDLGFLHKTSEGWHWISESYPADAISLRSVSSDNFVIVDVTGEPRVIGEVDFSSALTTVHEKAIYLQDGQQYHVERLDYDERKAYVRQCDSEYYTDAISYTKIKILEHFDSAPAGPAFRNHGEVQVNTQVVGFKKIKFHTMQNVGSGELMLPEQEMHTTAFWLTLPQALLDAMPYSRDDRMNGVQGLAHALQAIGTLLMMCDARDLGVAVGENLAVAEDLAALPSNQGRPAVYTKIFEPNIYLYDKYPGGVGFSEPLFRLSPSLLENTRRLILNCPCESGCPSCVGPVGEVGEKGKEVALAILSAVLQASS; encoded by the coding sequence ATGAAAGTCCCGTCAGAAACCAAGCTGATGCCCCAAGCCAGTGGAATTCAAGGCCGATCCGGCGATGCGGCCTCCATCGAGAACGTCGTTCGGGAAATTCAGAGCGGCTTCAAAGGCTCCCGGCGCGAAGGGGGCGTGACGGCCCTGCGGCATTACCCGGCGCGGGAAGCGCGAGTTGTTCCATTTCCCGATTTTCTTCCCGAGCGCGTGACGAAAGCGCTGAGTTCAAGGGGAGTTGAAAGCCTCTACTCGCATCAGGCCGCCGCTGCAACCCTGGCCTGGGAAGGCAGGAATATTGTTGTCGTCACCCCTACGGCCTCGGGCAAAACTCTCTGTTACAACCTGCCGATCCTGAGCGCCCTAGTCGAAAACCCGGATGCGCGGGCGCTTTATCTTTTTCCCACCAAGGCCCTGTCACAGGACCAACTGGTGGAATTGAATCGCTGGGCTGAAATACTCGGCGATGATCTTCGGACGTTTACCTATGACGGCGACACTCCCCAGGACGCGCGCAGAGCCATTCGGGCCCAGGCCAACCTGGTAATCACCAACCCGGACATGCTCCACACAGGCATCCTGCCTCACCACACTAAATGGGAGCGGCTGTTTGAAAATCTGCGATACGTTGTCATTGACGAACTGCACTATTACCGCGGCGTTTTCGGCAGCCACCTGGCGAACGTCATCCGGAGGCTCAAGCGCATCGCGGAGTTCTACGGCAGCCGCCCGCAATTTATATGCACCTCGGCGACCATCGCCAACCCGGCTGAGCTGGCCACACGCATTATCGAGCAGGACGTCGTGCTGGTTGACGAAAACGGAGCGCCCGCGGCTGAAAAATACTTTGTTCTCTATAATCCGCCAGTGGTCAATCCGCAGCTCGGCATTCGCCGGTCTTACCTGAATGAAACGCGCCGCCTGGCGAAGGTCTTTATGATGCGCGGCCTGGAAACCATTGTCTTCGCCAATTCACGCCTGGCAACGGAAATCCTGGTGACTTATCTCAAGGAAGATTTTGCCCGGCGTCCGGTGGGGCCGGAAGTTGTCCGAGGTTACCGGGGCGGCTACTTGCCGCTCGAGCGGCGCGAGATTGAGCGCGACCTTCGCGAAGGGCGTTTGCTGGGCGTGATTGCCACCAACGCGCTGGAATTGGGAATCGACATCGGAAGCCTCGACGTTGCGGTGATGGCGGGCTATCCGGGAACGATTGCTTCCACCTGGCAGCGTGCCGGCAGGGCAGGCCGCCGCGAAGGGAGTTCTGCCGCTTTGCTGGTGGCTTCGAGCGCGCCGCTCGACCAGTTTATCGTCCAGAACCCGGACTATTTTTTTGACCACTCACCCGAGCACGGCCACGTCAATCCGGACAACCTGCAGATCCTGCTCAACCACTTGAAGTGTGCTGCTTTCGAACTGCCTGTGAAAGAGGATGAGAAATTTGGCGGCCTCGATCTCAAGATGCTCTGCAAGCATCTTGAGGATCTCGGATTCCTTCACAAGACCAGTGAGGGCTGGCACTGGATCTCCGAGAGCTATCCGGCGGACGCCATCAGTCTGCGGTCCGTTTCTTCGGACAATTTTGTCATCGTTGACGTCACCGGCGAGCCACGCGTTATCGGCGAAGTGGATTTTTCCAGCGCGCTCACCACGGTGCATGAGAAGGCGATCTACCTCCAGGATGGCCAGCAGTATCACGTGGAGCGGTTGGATTACGATGAGCGCAAGGCCTATGTCCGCCAGTGCGATTCCGAGTACTACACCGACGCCATTTCCTACACGAAAATCAAGATTTTGGAGCATTTTGATTCCGCGCCCGCCGGGCCTGCATTCAGGAACCACGGCGAGGTCCAGGTGAATACGCAGGTGGTGGGATTCAAGAAGATCAAATTCCACACCATGCAGAATGTCGGTTCGGGCGAACTGATGCTGCCCGAGCAGGAGATGCACACGACGGCGTTCTGGTTGACGCTCCCCCAGGCATTGCTGGACGCCATGCCCTACTCGCGCGATGACCGGATGAACGGCGTGCAGGGGCTTGCCCACGCCTTGCAGGCGATTGGCACGCTCCTGATGATGTGCGACGCGCGCGATCTGGGCGTGGCGGTTGGTGAGAATCTGGCCGTCGCGGAGGACCTTGCAGCTTTGCCTTCGAATCAGGGCCGTCCTGCGGTCTACACAAAGATCTTTGAGCCCAACATCTACCTTTACGATAAGTATCCCGGCGGGGTTGGATTCAGCGAACCGTTGTTCCGGCTGAGCCCGAGCCTGCTTGAAAACACACGGCGCCTGATCCTGAATTGTCCTTGCGAGTCGGGATGTCCTTCGTGTGTGGGTCCCGTGGGTGAAGTGGGAGAGAAGGGCAAAGAAGTTGCACTGGCGATTTTGAGTGCTGTTTTGCAGGCGTCATCCTGA
- a CDS encoding ribonuclease H-like domain-containing protein: MNLEEKLRELKKVASKTVHEDALERQLEYLQRLEKKPRKVAALETPLGVEHYIDGEVRSNGRGEYFLATQLLPFGRPYGKFCVADVAHADLAPLEMFLKGENIPAASSVVYLDTETTGLAGGTGTCAFLIGIGAAEGSGFRVRQLFLRDLTEEKAALDALAAALEPYELLVTYNGKTFDIPLLETRYTLARMKSPFTRMVHLDLLHPARRLWKLRLESCQLKNLERELLGIARNGDVPGSEIPQIYFDYLRTRSAQALQPVFFHNALDIVTLAGLTVEVGQAIARAGDGADCDSLDLFSLSRVLERAGASELARATCLQAIARGLPESVEPHALWHLAAQHKKERSYDAAVEVWMKISGLGSRYTVQACEELAIHYEHRVRDANKALEFAEAAWQRLQDTSGSHAWLGRLAHRRERLLRKAQKERVPGESQPRLSH, translated from the coding sequence ATGAATCTGGAAGAAAAACTTCGAGAGCTCAAAAAGGTGGCCAGCAAGACGGTGCATGAGGACGCGCTCGAGCGCCAGCTTGAATACCTGCAGCGGCTTGAAAAGAAGCCGAGGAAGGTTGCCGCCCTCGAGACGCCGCTCGGCGTTGAGCATTACATTGACGGCGAGGTTCGCTCTAATGGCCGGGGCGAGTATTTTCTGGCCACTCAGCTCCTGCCTTTTGGCAGGCCATACGGCAAGTTTTGCGTTGCGGATGTCGCCCACGCAGACCTCGCGCCGCTGGAAATGTTTTTGAAGGGAGAAAATATTCCAGCGGCGTCTTCGGTGGTTTATCTGGATACGGAAACCACGGGGCTTGCCGGAGGCACGGGCACGTGCGCATTTCTGATTGGGATTGGGGCCGCGGAGGGATCTGGTTTCCGGGTGCGCCAGCTTTTCCTGCGCGACCTTACGGAAGAGAAGGCGGCCCTGGATGCGCTGGCCGCCGCGCTCGAGCCCTACGAACTCCTGGTGACTTACAACGGCAAGACTTTCGATATCCCGCTGCTTGAAACGCGCTACACGCTGGCCCGAATGAAGTCTCCGTTCACGAGAATGGTCCACCTTGATCTGCTGCATCCGGCGCGCCGCTTGTGGAAACTGCGCCTCGAAAGCTGCCAACTCAAGAACCTGGAGAGGGAGCTGCTGGGCATCGCGCGGAACGGCGATGTGCCAGGCTCCGAAATCCCCCAAATCTATTTCGACTATCTCCGCACCAGGAGCGCGCAGGCGCTGCAGCCGGTGTTCTTCCACAACGCGCTCGACATTGTGACGCTTGCCGGGCTTACGGTTGAGGTGGGACAGGCCATTGCCAGGGCGGGCGACGGCGCCGATTGCGACAGCCTCGATCTGTTCAGCCTCAGCCGTGTGCTCGAACGCGCCGGGGCCTCAGAACTGGCACGCGCAACCTGCCTCCAGGCGATTGCCCGCGGCCTGCCGGAGTCGGTTGAGCCGCACGCCCTGTGGCATCTCGCTGCCCAGCACAAGAAGGAGCGAAGTTATGACGCGGCCGTTGAAGTCTGGATGAAGATTTCGGGCCTTGGGTCACGATATACGGTGCAGGCCTGTGAAGAGCTCGCCATCCATTATGAGCATCGTGTACGTGACGCGAATAAAGCTCTGGAATTTGCCGAAGCGGCCTGGCAGCGCCTTCAGGACACGTCCGGTTCCCACGCCTGGCTGGGGCGTCTCGCGCACCGGCGCGAAAGGTTGCTGAGAAAGGCGCAAAAGGAACGTGTTCCCGGCGAGTCCCAGCCTCGGCTGTCTCACTAG
- a CDS encoding alpha-galactosidase — MRRPLRPITALQCLALAGLLAMISCQNSSSPTTAGASKIAVTANSGGPVTIKTSSAEFEVLPSGYVRAYLLKQGKRLTLDDPNSSGPGSLNSVTVDAKEIADFTLDFDHVKVTDARGKLGELGKRVEITGTSKAENGAAIQESVVFEAYDDFPRLLITSTSYKNLANKPVSLDKVVVDSHQLNASLADSSVPPYQMWSYQGSSEKWGKDNVVEISDHFSQQNLMGGMQRRGEGGGIPVVAFWTDKVGEAIGHIETIPWVLSLPVGVSANDRVSASMVLEPGTTLQPGDTYSTPHGFVAVYSGDFYEPLRLYSEALQREGWDLPKPSDADYQISWCGWGYESEVTPKQMLGTIPKLNEMHIRWATLDDRWFDTYGDWDPRPDTFPGDSIKKMVSAFHQQGISVQIWWLPIAVEDGSGGYESHHYKTAEVVKEHPDWLILDKNGKPAKMVRGLGALCPAVPAVQEYYKKLTEKFIRDWGFDGSKLDNVYTIPACYNPKHHHKSPQDSIRAMAEIYKQIFEATRALKPDSVTQSCSCGTPPNFAWLPYMDQAVTADPVGSVQVRRRIKMYKALLGPQAAVYGDHVELTDIVFKGGDEIDKGKDFASTVGPGGVVGTKFVWPNPGPHFKEVYLTPEKEAIWKKWTSIYNQKMLSNGTFLNLYTYGYDFPEAYAISKDGEMYYAFYAPDPAVPWQGKIELRGLDKNSSYKVFDYEHDKDLGTVTGQDPTLTTRFTNHLLLEVSKQ; from the coding sequence ATGCGCCGACCATTACGTCCCATTACAGCGCTGCAATGTCTGGCTTTGGCAGGCTTACTGGCAATGATCTCCTGCCAGAACAGTTCATCGCCCACCACCGCGGGAGCGTCAAAGATTGCTGTTACGGCCAACTCCGGCGGGCCGGTCACCATTAAAACCTCTTCAGCCGAGTTTGAGGTGTTGCCGTCCGGATACGTACGGGCGTACCTTCTGAAGCAAGGCAAGAGGCTTACCTTGGATGACCCCAACTCATCCGGGCCCGGGTCCTTAAACTCGGTAACGGTCGATGCAAAAGAGATCGCGGATTTCACTCTCGACTTTGATCACGTTAAGGTCACCGACGCGCGCGGCAAGCTCGGTGAACTGGGCAAGCGGGTTGAAATCACCGGCACGAGCAAAGCGGAAAACGGAGCAGCCATCCAGGAGTCCGTCGTTTTCGAAGCTTACGATGACTTTCCCCGCCTTCTGATAACTTCCACGTCCTACAAGAATCTCGCCAACAAGCCGGTCAGCCTGGACAAAGTTGTTGTTGACAGCCACCAGTTGAACGCCTCCCTCGCCGATTCCTCCGTGCCGCCCTACCAGATGTGGTCATACCAGGGCTCGAGCGAGAAGTGGGGCAAGGACAACGTCGTCGAGATCTCGGACCACTTCTCCCAGCAGAACCTGATGGGCGGCATGCAGCGCAGGGGCGAGGGCGGCGGCATTCCAGTGGTGGCGTTCTGGACGGACAAGGTGGGCGAGGCCATCGGGCATATTGAAACGATCCCATGGGTCCTCTCGCTTCCGGTTGGCGTCAGCGCCAACGATCGCGTGAGCGCCTCCATGGTGCTGGAGCCGGGCACAACCCTCCAGCCTGGAGACACTTATTCCACGCCGCACGGGTTTGTCGCGGTCTACTCTGGGGATTTCTACGAGCCGTTGCGTCTTTATTCCGAGGCGCTGCAGCGCGAGGGCTGGGACCTGCCCAAACCCAGCGACGCTGATTATCAGATCAGTTGGTGCGGCTGGGGCTACGAATCCGAGGTGACTCCCAAACAGATGCTGGGCACTATTCCCAAGCTCAACGAAATGCACATCCGCTGGGCCACGCTGGACGATCGCTGGTTTGACACTTATGGCGACTGGGACCCGCGTCCAGACACTTTCCCGGGCGATTCCATCAAGAAGATGGTGAGTGCGTTTCATCAACAGGGGATTTCAGTGCAGATCTGGTGGCTGCCGATTGCCGTAGAGGACGGGTCCGGCGGTTACGAGTCTCACCATTACAAGACAGCCGAGGTCGTAAAAGAGCATCCTGACTGGCTGATCCTCGACAAGAATGGCAAGCCCGCAAAAATGGTTCGCGGCCTGGGCGCGCTCTGCCCGGCTGTGCCCGCGGTCCAGGAATACTACAAGAAACTGACGGAAAAATTCATTCGCGATTGGGGATTCGACGGCAGCAAGCTGGACAACGTTTACACAATCCCGGCGTGCTACAACCCCAAGCACCATCACAAATCCCCGCAGGACTCCATCCGCGCGATGGCGGAAATATACAAACAGATTTTTGAGGCTACCCGGGCACTCAAACCCGACAGCGTGACCCAAAGCTGCTCCTGCGGAACTCCGCCGAATTTCGCCTGGCTGCCTTATATGGACCAGGCGGTAACTGCGGACCCCGTAGGTTCCGTCCAGGTGCGGCGGCGAATCAAGATGTATAAGGCCCTTCTTGGCCCGCAGGCTGCCGTTTACGGAGATCACGTTGAATTGACCGATATCGTTTTCAAGGGCGGCGATGAAATCGACAAGGGAAAGGATTTTGCTTCGACCGTTGGACCCGGCGGGGTGGTCGGCACCAAATTTGTTTGGCCCAATCCCGGCCCGCACTTCAAGGAAGTTTATCTGACGCCCGAAAAGGAAGCGATCTGGAAGAAATGGACCTCGATCTACAACCAGAAGATGCTTTCAAACGGCACTTTCCTGAACCTCTACACCTATGGGTATGACTTCCCGGAAGCCTACGCCATCAGCAAGGACGGCGAAATGTACTATGCCTTTTATGCTCCTGATCCCGCAGTCCCGTGGCAAGGTAAGATCGAATTGCGCGGACTTGATAAGAACAGCAGCTACAAAGTTTTCGATTACGAACACGATAAGGACCTGGGAACCGTGACCGGCCAGGACCCTACGCTCACCACGCGTTTTACGAACCATCTGCTCCTCGAAGTCAGCAAACAGTAG
- the pheA gene encoding prephenate dehydratase, translating into MKKETIAFQGERGAFSEEAAYKLLGRNIQVLPCPTFEALFASVAKGKASRCLAPIENTLAGSVYENYDLLLKNDLHIVAEAKLRIVHNLIAFPGTTLRNLQRVYSHPVALAQCNKFFSSHPKVDRVPFYDTAGSVKMLAAERPIGSAAIASRVAASFYRARILKTHLEDHSENFTRFLLLSPRPIVSPRANKVSIVFSTRNVPGALYKCLSVFALRDIDLSKMESRPVSGRPWEYFFYLDFAGNIKEERCKKALEHLEEVTNFLRVLGCYESARP; encoded by the coding sequence ATGAAAAAAGAGACGATCGCATTCCAGGGTGAGCGCGGAGCATTCAGCGAAGAAGCAGCCTACAAGCTGCTGGGCCGCAACATTCAGGTGCTTCCCTGTCCAACTTTCGAAGCTCTGTTCGCCAGCGTGGCAAAAGGCAAAGCGTCCCGTTGCCTGGCGCCCATTGAAAACACTTTGGCCGGTTCGGTTTATGAAAACTACGATCTCCTGCTGAAGAATGACCTGCACATCGTGGCCGAAGCTAAGCTGCGAATTGTTCACAATCTGATTGCGTTTCCGGGAACCACGCTGCGCAACCTTCAACGCGTCTATTCCCATCCAGTGGCCCTGGCCCAGTGCAACAAATTCTTTTCGAGCCATCCCAAGGTCGATCGAGTTCCATTCTATGACACGGCTGGGAGCGTCAAGATGCTGGCGGCTGAACGTCCCATCGGTTCCGCCGCCATCGCAAGCCGGGTTGCCGCCTCCTTTTATCGAGCGCGCATTCTGAAGACCCATCTTGAAGATCACAGCGAAAACTTCACCCGGTTTCTGCTTCTATCGCCCAGGCCCATTGTTTCGCCGCGGGCCAACAAGGTTTCCATCGTTTTTTCAACTCGGAACGTTCCGGGGGCGCTTTATAAGTGCCTTAGCGTTTTCGCTCTGCGCGATATCGACCTCTCCAAAATGGAGTCGAGGCCTGTGAGCGGCCGTCCGTGGGAATACTTCTTCTATCTTGATTTCGCCGGCAACATCAAAGAAGAGCGCTGCAAGAAAGCGCTGGAGCACCTGGAAGAAGTCACGAATTTCCTTCGCGTCCTCGGCTGCTATGAAAGCGCCAGGCCATAG
- a CDS encoding TetR/AcrR family transcriptional regulator yields MTETADPKQKLREICRTAARVFYEKGYDGASMQDIAEAVHLTKAGLYHHVGSKDRLLFEIMNYGMDILDESVLEKVKSIQDPREKLRQTIIGHIDLVVRARDMEITVILHENRSLKGELRQKINARKKAYIRYLEELIVQVQDQSGHEHLISPALAAFNLLGIINWLYQWYHPEGPISQEELTSGCVDFFFRGLLGDGGASLSSRPEDHNPFI; encoded by the coding sequence ATGACTGAGACCGCTGATCCCAAACAGAAGCTTCGGGAGATTTGCCGCACCGCTGCGCGCGTCTTCTACGAGAAGGGTTACGACGGCGCATCCATGCAGGACATCGCGGAGGCCGTCCACCTCACCAAGGCTGGACTGTACCATCATGTCGGCAGCAAAGACCGCCTTCTATTCGAGATCATGAACTACGGCATGGATATTCTCGATGAGAGCGTGCTCGAAAAGGTGAAGTCGATACAGGACCCCAGGGAGAAGCTTCGCCAGACGATCATCGGACACATTGACCTTGTCGTGCGCGCGCGCGACATGGAGATCACCGTGATCCTGCACGAAAACCGGTCACTGAAAGGCGAGCTGCGCCAGAAGATCAATGCGCGAAAGAAGGCTTACATCCGTTATCTGGAGGAGTTGATCGTCCAGGTCCAGGACCAGTCTGGCCATGAGCACCTGATATCGCCCGCGCTCGCCGCCTTCAATCTTCTCGGCATCATCAACTGGCTCTATCAGTGGTACCATCCCGAAGGCCCTATTTCGCAGGAAGAGCTCACGAGCGGATGCGTCGATTTCTTTTTCAGAGGACTGCTGGGCGACGGCGGCGCTTCTCTCTCCTCCCGGCCGGAAGATCATAACCCGTTTATCTAA